Proteins encoded together in one Triticum dicoccoides isolate Atlit2015 ecotype Zavitan chromosome 7B, WEW_v2.0, whole genome shotgun sequence window:
- the LOC119337917 gene encoding fatty-acid-binding protein 2-like has translation MKHNRLIFANIGHAGGYMYQYPPEFPMSHDLGLSLVTHLGRLLGSSLQHRREICFSGNVKAQEAFICLRKFARAFFFWFSRAYDPKSPHGFSHIKRVTSGVQNLVGSQFASLKEGHAVQLLLARLAQATVGRMWNDIEQQHASNLLTMAGFAAIVPPFENISPKMLAELMVFGNVDGYINMPADQSCLDGKRLSCSSVAVPTTIFQEDAVEPKTGIKFPAFLEDDSCPATTVLVGVGFKGMKIMRVKNLNLYAFGLYMQPNTICEKLGPKYASVPTTNLKDDPDFYNDLLRENLHIRLRLVVNYKGLSIGAVRDVFEKSLGLRLRKINPNTDYHCLKTFASYFTKDIPIPAGTKIDFCQTSDGQLITEIDGRQISAVESKDLCRAFFDMYIGDSPVSLEAKREVARNVAGLMGRCGG, from the exons ATGAAGCACAATCGATTAATTTTCGCCAATATTGGTCATGCTGGGGGATACATGTACCAGTATCCGCCAGAGTTTCCAATGTCCCACGATCTTGGGCTGAGTTTGGTAACACATCTCGGAAGATTGTTGGGGAGTTCTTTGCAACATCGCAGGGAGATCTGTTTTTCAGGAAATGTGAAGGCTCAGGAAGCATTCATCTGCCTCAGGAAGTTTGCCAGAGCTTTCTTCTTCTGGTTTTCTAGAGCGTATGACCCCAAGAGTCCCCACGGGTTTTCACATATAAAGCGAGTGACTTCTGGTGTGCAAAATTTGGTGGGATCGCAGTTTGCTTCTCTAAAAGAAGGGCATGCTGTACAGCTGTTGTTAGCCAGACTTGCACAGGCAACCGTTGGACGAATGTGGAATGACATTGAGCAGCAACATGCCAGCAATCTTCTTACTATGGCTGGTTTTGCTGCTATCGTACCACCATTTGAAAACAT ATCTCCGAAGATGCTTGCAGAGTTGATGGTGTTTGGGAATGTTGATGGTTATATCAACATGCCAGCAGATCAGTCTTGTTTGGACGGAAAACGCTTAAGTTGTTCTTCTGTTGCTGTGCCAACTACGATCTTTCAGGAAGACGCAGTTGAACCAAAAACTGGAATCAAGTTCCCTGCATTCCTTGAAGATGACTCCTGTCCAGCTACAACG GTCCTCGTTGGGGTGGGTTTCAAAGGCATGAAAATAATGAGGGTCAAAAATTTGAACCTGTACGCTTTTGGTTTAT ATATGCAACCGAATACTATTTGCGAGAAGCTGGGTCCTAAGTATGCTTCAGTTCCGACCACCAATCTGAAGGATGACCCAGATTTCTATAATGATCTTCTGAG GGAAAACCTTCATATCAGGCTTAGGTTGGTAGTCAACTACAAAGGCCTTAGCATTGGTGCAGTGAGAGA TGTATTCGAGAAGTCACTTGGCCTGCGTTTGCGAAAG ATAAATCCCAACACTGACTATCATTGCTTGAAGACCTTTGCTTCTTACTTCACTAAAGATATCCCTATACCTGCT GGCACAAAGATCGACTTCTGCCAAACGTCCGACGGTCAGCTAATAACAGAAA TTGATGGCAGGCAGATCAGTGCTGTTGAGAGCAAAGACCTTTGCA GGGCTTTCTTCGACATGTACATCGGCGATTCGCCCGTATCGTTAGAGGCCAAAAGGGAAGTCGCCCGGAACGTCGCCGGACTCATGGGAAGATGCGGCGGATGA